aacttccagaCTTTCTCTGCATCTCCTAAATCTACAAATGTAGATGACAACCCCTTAAGATTTCTCAAGTCGTTTGATGGCATGAGAGAATCTATCCGACAGCTGGGACAGAAACTGCAGGATTTCTGCAAAGAGGAGCTCAAAAAGATCTCTGGCAAGTGTAAAGTCCCTCATCTTACATTGTGAGAAACATCATTTAACAATTAAAAGATCAGTTTCTTTTGACAAGAGAGTAACACTGTTTGTGTTGACTTCCACAGCTTCAGTCACCGACCCTATTCCTAAGACAAGGACGGATTTCTTACAATGTAAGTTATTAAAAAAACCAACGTAAGATCATTTAAAAGGTCAAAATAAACATGATAGAAGAGTTTAAAAGTTGATCATGCAAATGGTGATTTGCACAGGATATTGTGCTTCTGTTGTTAGCCGAAACCTTGCTGTAATTCTAAACAAGAAGAGTTCAATTACATTAAAAGATCATCATTTCTGATCAATTTTCCCTTGACCAGATTCCCATCCGCTCACTCTGGATCCAAATACAGCGAATAAACACCTTCATCTTTCTAATGGAAACAGAGCGGTTAATGGTTCTCTCGAAGAGCGGACGTATCCGGACCATCCAGAGAGATTTGATGAGTtgcaggtgttgtgcagagagagtgtgtgtggacgcggTTACTGGGAGATTGAGTGGAGAGGTGATTATGTCTCTATAGCAGTGTCATATCGGAGCATCGTCAGGAAAGGACCAGGTGGTGAATGTTATTTTGGTGCCAATGACAAATCCTGGAGTTTGGAGTGCTCTAACTACAAGTACGCTTTCAGGCACAATGATATAGAGACTGAGCTTCCTGCTAAGCCCCATAATTTGCGCCATAGagtaggagtgtttgtggatcacagtgcaggaactctgatcttctacaacatccaTGGAGACACGATGATCcccatccactcagtccagaccacattcactgagccccTCTATCCTGGGTTTTGGGTTGATTTAGTTGGGACATCGGTAAAACTGTGTTGATGAATCATAATAAATTAGCAAGAGATTGTACCCATATTCCTCTGCGGGATCAGTCAGTAACAGTGAGATGCTCTGGAGTCTCTTCTCCTCACACTAACGCTGAACTTTTGTCACTAAAATAAGAATCACTACGTGCATTTGACTTCATGCCGGTTAGAAATTGTGTCTGAATTGACTTTAACGTGGCCATCAAAGTAaaaatggagttaacttgttaacaatgGTTCGGGAGCAGAGCCCCGCCTCACTGTCTCCAATCACCTACTCCTTAAAAACctatttaaggcagaccagccctctagcactgtaCTTCTCGTTCTCTCAAACCCACCCTCCTTTTTTTTCCTCGCTTTCTATTAACAATCCGATAACCCTCTCTTCTCACCTAGGTTGAATCGGAgtccaatcactctaccaaaatattacataGATGGTACCCCCACcctgagtctctgggcatcatcgcAGGACgcccgatcaacctacctaccCGTTCACTGTTTAACCTCTTACTTCCCTTTCCCTTCATCCCACTGTCCCCctttcatccctacaataaagtctagctcaaagtgtggggtggtccatgctggtgaaataATTGTTGATAAAGCAAGATTGTATGAACAATGTAGCAATGAAGTGCCAGATTCATcactcttttcggcttagtcctctTAATAATCAGGGAtcgcgccacagcggaatgaacagccaacttatccagcatatgttttacacagctgatgcccttccacccatacactcattcactacggacaatttgtctcacccaattcccctatagcgtatgtgtttggactgtgggggacacgcATTCATGTACTTGTTTGACTTGTTTTCACGACTAAACTACTCTGCAGTACTGTACAGTGTGTAAACAGTTACGATAAACTGATGAAGGGAGTGAAGAGACGCAACAAAACACCTCAAAATAACCCTCATTAACGGTATAAAACAAAACAGTGTGACATTAAACGATCCTTGAGCCGCTGCACATCACtagaaaactatttaaaaagtaGAAACTACTTAAATTAATGATTAGAAACACAAACATACCTTCCTTCCACCGAACCACGCAGATGCTGGAGTGCGGCGCTGTCTAATGGCGTCACATTACcggttcaaaataaaagtcccgctTTAAATAATAGCGAAAACACACGACGTCCATTCATCAAAATGCTAAACTACAAATAAAAGAGCTTGAGATTCAGTCTAACAATCTGTAatgtttgtttgaatgtttttgataaatgattgtttttaaagaaaagcaTTGGTAGTCTGTAAAGCataatattttaacttaaatCACTAAAATTATgaagttctttttgattataaagTTTAGCCCAACTAAAAACTTTACGTATTTGTACTAAACAGCCAAATATTCGgtatcattcatgtttttaagcaacGCAGTGTGATTTTGTGTCCAACACAATATTAGTAACAACATCCAAACAGAATAATAGCATGTGGGTCACTGTCTTCTGGCCGAGTGCACttgaaaagacatgaatgacactcctcatagagttTGAGAAGCAAACAGCTCTTTAGGATCTttataatttgtaaaaactaaagaagtatttataaatatataaacacacatacatacatacacatatacatacataccctgctgaaaaatccagttaaaccagcctaggctggttggctggttttagctggtcgacctggtttagagggtttttggccatttccaggctggttttcagccatttccagcctggtcttagctggtcaggctggaaaatgaccagctaagtccagctaaaaccaactagACCAGCCTGGTTCAAGTTGGACATAACTGGTTTTGGCTggactcccagcctggctaggctggcacagctggttttagctggtcatctccaggcctgaccagctaagaccaggctggaaatggccaaaacccctctaaaaccaggctggtcgaccagctaaaaccagccaaccagcctaggctggtttaagctggatttttcagtagggtatcaATAGATAGCCGCCGATCTACTGCGTGCTGCAGCCAGTGTGAGAGGCAAACGCCTGTGCGCTGCTTCTGCTGTCCATATGTGCTGCTCACACTCTGCTTGCAAAAACAACAACCCATTTTCTCTGCTGACTTAACTGTCCTGCCTTGACGAGGTCAAACTTTGGCTTTCAAACAATGTAAACACTTAATGACTCCAAAACGGAAGTTATCATGCTAAAACTGAGTTCAATACTTGTTTTAGACAATTTGTCAGGTTTTAATTCAAGTTGTGTATGCAATCTTGGTGTCCTTATCGACAATCACCTTACATGGGACCTCTGTTGTCACCTCAAGTTTTTTCCAACTCCGTTTGCTCTCTAAATAAAACTTATCCACGCTTTTCTATAACTTCACGTTTGTATTACTGTTATTctctagtgcaggggtgtcaaactcagttcctgcacagtttagttccaacacacTTACTTGTATATGTTTCAAAaacctgaaggacttaattagtttgatcaggtgtgtttaattagggtttgacctaaactgtgcagagctgcggccctccaggaactgagtttgactccTGTGCTCTAGTGTATGGCATCTCTAAAAGCCAGGTAGCTTGACTTCAAGTGGTCCAAAATTCTGCATCCAAGTTCCTGAAAAACAGTCGCAAACATAACCATGTCACCCTCATCCTACTCTCCCTCCATTGGCTTCCCGTCCATTTCAGAaagagtttaaaactcttttgttTGTGTTCAAGTGCCTAAACAAGTTGGTGCCTAAATATCTATCAGATCTCTTCCATCCCTCTAAGAAATTTAAGatcttgtacatttattttaaatcccTATTTCGAGGGTGAGCTTTTTCAGTGGTGGGTCCTCGTTTATAATGGTTTACCCATTCAACTCCGAATGACCACCTCCTTACcggtttttaaatctcttcttaaaacccacttgttttctttagcttttaacaAGTATTGTTACTTGCCCTAGCTGTTTTAAAGGgctttataaattcaataatccTAAATTTAGGCTATATATTCATAGCCAGggcagtttatttttaatttattaacgtGCGTTTCTATTACACAGTGATGAAAAGGAATCAATTATTGGGGTAGgtgtatacataaataaaacacatcaggttactctgaggttgggtttagggttggtgtagatgtAGTGGACATTAataacacaacaggttactgtgaggttgggtttagggttgaggttcATAAAACACCATTGGTTGGACTCCGTGTCATGTGCAAGATTTTAAATCTACAAAAATTGCAGGAGGTTTAAACCATTAAATTAGCAGAAATTCGCACCAGTTTCTATCAAAAATGGAAACTTTGTTACTTAAGTTCTGATGAGAAGTTTGGGTTTTCTTCTCGTTTTGAGTTTTCCCCTGTTGCTGCTGATTGGTTGTGGCAGTGGGACATATTTGAGATGTCCTCCTTCGGTGAAAGGAGTTTCCTGGATTCATGAAGCGTGTAGATCCTTGTCAAGCTTATCGAGAAATAACATGGTAATGCTAGATGTTTGCTGAATGTAATACTTCAGAGACTCGGTTCTCACCAGAATTACGAGATTTTAAAGGATTGTCAGAGTTCTGAAGGATTGAATAGACAACCCAATTGCTTGAGGCAAGGTGACTGAGCTTCCTTGAGAGTGTGGTGGTAGGAGCAGATCTGCCTAGGCAGTTTAACACTTGAAGATGGCTTAATACATGTTAAAGAGGGCAAGGCTTCATGAATTTAATTCTTTGAAAATGCAACGGTATCAGCAATGTAAGGGTGCAAGGTGAGGATGAAACATCCAGACAAGGATCTAGGGCATgagtctcaaactggattcctggagggctgcagctctacacagttttgctccaaacctaatcaaacacagctgatccttctaatcaaggtgttcaagaataCTAGAGACTATTAATCAGGTGCGAGTTGGacgtggttggagctaaaatctgcagagctgtggccctccaggaattgagtttgggGCCATTGATGAAGGGCCAAAGTTACAAAGATAAACAGCAAAGCCTAAAACAAAAGCAATGCACAAAGCCAATGCGAAAGTCATGACACTTTATTCCCAAAGTTTATAGAAGTTGGGAACCTACAGGAGTCAGACTTCGTTCACCGTATTTCATATGCTACAAATGTTAAAACCACGTAACTATCTGTAAAAGCAAACACATTTGAATGCAGACACACTAAAACCTACGCAAACTTAGCAAGAATACAtttaagcaacaaaaaaaaacactaactAAATGTTTTAACTTGTAAGTTTCAGTTTTTCGTGATCATTACTTTGAGGCAGACAGGAAAAGAGAAGGGGCAAGAGTTCATTCAAAGATCTAGGGGTCCAGGTTGGCAGGCCTGGATGTCATGTGAACACCGTTTGCTCTTAACCTctatttcatgctgactttagaGGGTCTATTTCTTGTCTGAGTTTCCAGTGTGAATTTTCATGTGGGCATCAAATCTCTGTTTTTCTGAAAATCTCTCTCCGCACTGAGGGCAAATGTAAGGCATCTCTGCATTGTGGTGTAACATGTGGATATCAAATCCTGTTTTGAACGCGTACgtctttccacactgaggacacatgtaaggcttctctccagtgtgaactctcatgtgccTTCTAAGCTCATTTTTCCGATTGAAACCTCTTCCACACTGCTCACAGCTGAAGCGTTTCACTCCACTATGAGTTCTTGAATGTTCGTTAAATTGAGATCTTTCTGAAAAGCTCTTTCCACATTCAGAGCATGTGTAAGGCTTCTCTCCTGTGTGAATCCTCACATGCCTATTAAAGTTGTCTTTTCGATAAAAGCATTTTCCACACTGCTTGCAAAGAAAGGGTCTATCTCGAGTGTGAATTTTCACGTGCATCATTAAAATTCGTTTTAacgcaaaactctttccacattgcTGACATATGTAAGGAGTTTCTGCACTATGAAATCTCATGTGCCTTATGAGATCATATTTCCCACTGAAACATTCGTCACACTTTTCACaagtgtaaggtttctctccggtgtgaattttTGTGTGTTCCTCAAATTTGGTTTTGTCTGTAAAGCTCTTTCCACAGAGGCACACATGAGGCTTCTCTCTATGGTGattcttcaaatgtttttcaaggCCGTCTTTTCGGAGAAACACTTTTCCACACTGTTCACAAACGGAAgacttctctccggtgtgaactctCATATGGTCTGTAAGGTCTTGTTTCTGAGTAAAAGATTCTCCACACTGTTGGCAGGACAAAGACTCTGCCTCAATATGAAATCTGATGTGGTTTCTAAGGGTTCTTTTTTGAGTAAAAccttttccacactgttggcaggtGAAAgacttctctccagtgtgaatcctcatgtggttGTTAAGGGTGCCTTGTTTGGCGAAATCTCTTCCACACAGTTCACAAGTGAATGAAGATCTTGATCCTGTCTTTTCAGCCGCTTTTTGTGTGGTGTTTTCAGTCTCTGAGAAAGTAATCCTTTTTTCTGCAGGTATTATATCCTGATGTTCCTCAACCAGAGCTTCTTCCTCTTTAACATTACTCAGTCCTTGAAATTCTTCTCTTAGAGGCAACAGGTCTAAGAGGAAAAGACAAATACAAGGTTTACCTCAGATTAATGGCAACAAACTAGGGCCATGCAATATAATGACTTGTATTGTATAGACAGAATCATTTCATATCCTTTATATCAGAACGACACTGAATACATTGTTTACGGCAAGGTTGTCAAaccctggagatctaccttcctgcagatttcagttgcagccAGTGTCAAACACACCCGCCTGTAATTGTCAAGTGCTGTTCagctcctaattaattggttcaggtgtgtttggtcagggttggagctgaggacaatggctgtttctcaatatgcgttcttcagtgatcttgcgtccttgtgttctcatgtaatgtcatcatcagctgccaaagttcagttccaaaactcaagaacgAAAGAcacgtgaaagttcccggatgtgttcttgatatcaaggactgatcgatgcagacttgagcatcaatctcgctctagaagtcccagaagtcattgcggctggaggtgggaagcgcagaattttatataggtttattattgaAGTTTAGAGataggagtttccctaaatgaaacggtaaaaAGTAAACATCACCATGAACATCTTATTAAAGGAATAAacgcattaagggtgtttatttgctgaaatttgtattaaaatcggtcttatttatattgtgcaacgtatatttatagtgtctttatgcatagtatatattgtgaaatggGGGAAAACAATAacttgttgtatgaatgctgtaatgtttaaataattttccattaaaaatgcgtgaaggtcacgtgaccatcaggaagaacgtagcatctcatttctcacaggacgcattctctgttctcgtggtctcccgagttcgttcttctgcgGTGACCTGGAAAGACTGGTCTTCACtagaacgcaagtccattctctgcgttcttggaattgagaagcaGCCCatgaattgagaaccactgcattaCGGGGATGTTGACAGAAACATGAACGACGGCGTCATGAGAAAGCTGAAATTCTGAAATTAcgtttacatttagcattttatttagctATACGTTATTTTTATGTTGGAGCTTgtgctttatattttatatttctatattgggagtctccactgttttgagcgtgttcagctccaggttgttatGACTGCACCAGACAATTAGCTGCTCAACTCTGTCCTGGTTGAGGGAGAAGACTGTGGTGTCCAGAGTCTGCAATCTCTGGTGACCAGAAAGACAAGCAGAGGGTACAGAATGTATCCCTAGGGAACACCGATTGTTTTTGGGTGTGGGTTTTGGATGTAAATTTTCCAGGCCTCAATACCAGCTGTGTCAGAAATGTAATGATGGAGGTGGAGGCTCTGTTTGATCAGTTTGGTCTGGAGGAGCGCTGTGATGATGTGTTAAAAGCAGAGC
This region of Danio aesculapii chromosome 4, fDanAes4.1, whole genome shotgun sequence genomic DNA includes:
- the LOC130221941 gene encoding gastrula zinc finger protein XlCGF26.1-like isoform X2 — encoded protein: MAYIKQESEDIRIAEVFTLKQEDPEEQTDLLPLREEFQGLSNVKEEEALVEEHQDIIPAEKRITFSETENTTQKAAEKTGSRSSFTCELCGRDFAKQGTLNNHMRIHTGEKSFTCQQCGKGFTQKRTLRNHIRFHIEAESLSCQQCGESFTQKQDLTDHMRVHTGEKSSVCEQCGKVFLRKDGLEKHLKNHHREKPHVCLCGKSFTDKTKFEEHTKIHTGEKPYTCEKCDECFSGKYDLIRHMRFHSAETPYICQQCGKSFALKRILMMHVKIHTRDRPFLCKQCGKCFYRKDNFNRHVRIHTGEKPYTCSECGKSFSERSQFNEHSRTHSGVKRFSCEQCGRGFNRKNELRRHMRVHTGEKPYMCPQCGKTYAFKTGFDIHMLHHNAEMPYICPQCGERFSEKQRFDAHMKIHTGNSDKK